From the Sebastes fasciatus isolate fSebFas1 chromosome 3, fSebFas1.pri, whole genome shotgun sequence genome, one window contains:
- the tlr3 gene encoding toll-like receptor 3 isoform X1, giving the protein MQQIICKGKNLVFETMRSPHSLLLPAVIICFFMTVPHNCVASQKKTSCSVQDGRADCSHLSLSAVPPNLPRNITSLDMSHNRLRGIPPVSLTLYPDLLHLDVSHNSITKLDPGWCPTLPLLRTLNVEHNQVYVLKEEDLSHCTNLTWLIMASNKLKLQGEPFLALQSLKVLDVSTNKLKSAKLGSQPQLPSLVSLILASNDFTTLKKDDFSFLNNSSFLQVLNMSSVSLKTVEPGCFNPISGLHTLIMDKGNMGTLATSKLCSELSGTAIDCLFLREMKLGTLTNTTFRGLQKTNLTFLDLSRNGMGKIEGGSFRWLSRLQTLILTDNKMKHLTKDTFQGLKSLKRLQMTKALVKGKSTPEIDDFSFQPLSALESLILQRTSIHEIKEHTFTGLTSLKELDMSWSSYVSLRNITNKTLVSLAGSPLRMLNLTGTAIAQINPRCFSVLRNLTTLYLDFNFITRTLTGKEFEGLDQVEELHMSNNHQKFNLSSASFVNVPNLRVLTLGKSLRGEAVKLDPSPFRPLPNLTLLDLSNNNLANIPEDMLEGLVNLKVLKLQHNNLARLWKSANLGGPVLFLKDTRRLKTLQLDSNGLDEIPAKALIGLNDLRELSVAYNLLNSLKDSIFDDLNSLRVLHLQKNMITSVRPEVFKTPMRNLSLLVMDKNPFDCTCESILWFVTWLNETNTTSVPDLRDQYLCNTPLAYFNRSVMDFDTLSCQDKTPFQALYILSSTAVIMLMVSAFLVRFQGWRIQFYWNILIKRTLGFSDASAEEGREFEYDAYVIHAEKDAGWVERRLVPLENDNCRFCLEDRDFGPGMFQLESIVENMRQSRKILFVVTETLLKDPWCIRFKAYQALHQVIEASRDSVVLVFLQDVHDYKLSRSLYLRRGMLRPGCVLDWPVHNERVPAFHQKLLIALGMTNRLQD; this is encoded by the exons ATGCAACAGATCATATGCAAAGGGAAAAATCTG gtttttgaaACGATGCGTTCCCCACATTCCCTTCTCCTCCCGGCGGTgatcatatgtttttttatgacgGTACCGCACAACTGCGTGGCCTCCCAGAAGAAGACCTCCTGCAGCGTGCAAGACGGCAGAGCTGACTGCAGCCACCTCAGCCTCAGCGCAGTCCCTCCAAACCTTCCCAGGAACATCACCAGCCTGGATATGTCTCACAACAGATTGAGGGGGATTCCCCCTGTGTCACTAACCCTATACCCAGACCTCCTACACCTCGATGTCAGTCACAACAGTATCACCAAGCTGGACCCGGGGTGGTGCCCGACACTGCCGCTGCTACGGACGCTGAACGTGGAACACAATCAAGTGTATGTGCTGAAGGAGGAAGACCTGAGCCATTGCACCAATCTGACATGGTTGATTATGGCTAGTAATAAGCTAAAGCTACAAGGAGAGCCCTTCTTGGCACTGCAG AGCCTTAAAGTTCTTGACGTTTCCACAAACAAACTGAAGTCAGCCAAGCTCGGCTCTCAGCCCCAGCTGCCCAGCCTCGTGAGCCTCATTCTGGCATCCAATGACTTCACCACTCTGAAGAAAgatgacttttcttttcttaacaATTCGTCCTTCCTACAAGTCCTCAACATGTCATCTGTGTCTCTAAAAACG GTGGAGCCCGGTTGCTTTAACCCAATCTCAGGCCTGCACACTTTAATCATGGATAAAGGCAATATGGGCACACTGGCTACTTCTAAACTCTGCTCAGAGCTGTCAGGGACGGCCATTGATTGCCTGTTTCTTCGTGAGATGAAGCTGggcacactcacaaacacaaccTTTAGGGGGCTGCAGAAAACAAATCTAACCTTTCTGGATCTGTCCCGTAATGGCATGGGTAAAATTGAAGGAGGCTCATTTCGGTGGCTGTCCAGACTTCAAACTCTAATTTTGACCGACAACAAAATGAAGCACCTGACCAAAGACACATTTCAGGGGCTCAAAAGTTTGAAAAGGCTCCAAATGACGAAAGCTCTCGTAAAAGGAAAAAGCACCCCGGAAATCGATGATTTCTCCTTCCAACCATTAAGTGCCCTGGAGAGTTTGATATTACAGAGAACTTCAATTCATGAAATCAAAGAGCACACATTTACAGGCTTGACAAGCCTTAAAGAACTGGACATGAGCTGGAGTAGTTATGTCTCACTCAGAAACATCACCAACAAGACGTTAGTGTCCCTCGCGGGATCGCCTCTCAGAATGCTAAATCTGACCGGAACAGCGATAGCACAGATCAATCCTCGATGCTTCTCCGTTTTGAGAAACCTCACCACTCTTTATCTAGATTTCAACTTTATCACGCGCACTCTCACTGGCAAAGAGTTCGAAGGGCTGGACCAAGTGGAAGAGCTTCACATGTCCAACAACCACCAGAAGTTCAATCTAAGCTCCGCGTCCTTTGTCAATGTGCCCAATCTACGGGTCCTGACTTTGGGAAAGAGTCTCAGAGGCGAAGCTGTGAAACTGGATCCGTCTCCATTCAGACCCCTGCCCAACCTCACCCTCCTGGATCTCAGCAACAACAACCTCGCTAACATCCCAGAGGATATGTTGGAGGGGCTTGTGAACCTGAAGGTGCTGAAGCTCCAACACAATAACTTGGCCCGTCTGTGGAAGAGTGCCAACCTAGGCGGGCCGGTGTTGTTCCTCAAAGACACACGGAGGTTGAAAACCTTACAGTTGGATAGCAACGGGCTGGATGAGATCCCAGCAAAGGCTCTGATAGGGTTGAATGACCTCCGTGAACTAAGCGTGGCCTACAACCTCCTCAATAGTCTTAAGGACTCAATTTTTGATGATCTGAACTCGCTGCGGGTTTTACATTTACAGAAGAATATGATCACAAGTGTGAGGCCCGAAGTGTTCAAAACTCCCATGAGAAACCTCAGCCTGCTCGTCATGGACAAAAACCCATTCGACTGCACGTGTGAGAGCATACTGTGGTTCGTGACATGGTTAAATGAAACAAATACGACCAGTGTGCCAGACCTCAGGGACCAGTATTTGTGCAACACTCCGCTAGCCTACTTTAACCGCTCCGTCATGGATTTCGACACCCTCTCTTGCCAAGATAAGACCCCGTTTCAGGCCCTTTACATACTGAGCAGCACCGCCGTCATCATGCTGATGGTAAGTGCCTTTCTAGTGCGGTTCCAAGGCTGGAGGATCCAGTTTTATTGGAACATACTGATCAAGCGCACGTTAGGATTCAGCGACGCCAGCGCTGAAGAGGGCAGGGAATTTGAGTATGACGCTTACGTCATACATGCAGAGAAGGACGCCGGCTGGGTGGAGAGAAGGTTGGTGCCCTTAGAGAATGACAACTGCAGGTTCTGTTTGGAGGATCGAGATTTTGGCCCTGGCATGTTCCAGCTTGAATCCATCGTGGAAAACATGAGGCAGTCCAGAAAAATCTTGTTTGTCGTCACTGAAACTCTTCTCAAAGATCCCTGGTGTATACG ATTTAAAGCCTATCAAGCACTTCACCAGGTCATCGAAGCCAGCAGGGACTCTGTGGTTCTGGTCTTCCTGCAGGACGTTCACGACTACAAGTTATCTCGCTCACTCTACCTCCGCAGGGGCATGCTGCGACCAGGCTGCGT
- the tlr3 gene encoding toll-like receptor 3 isoform X2, protein MRSPHSLLLPAVIICFFMTVPHNCVASQKKTSCSVQDGRADCSHLSLSAVPPNLPRNITSLDMSHNRLRGIPPVSLTLYPDLLHLDVSHNSITKLDPGWCPTLPLLRTLNVEHNQVYVLKEEDLSHCTNLTWLIMASNKLKLQGEPFLALQSLKVLDVSTNKLKSAKLGSQPQLPSLVSLILASNDFTTLKKDDFSFLNNSSFLQVLNMSSVSLKTVEPGCFNPISGLHTLIMDKGNMGTLATSKLCSELSGTAIDCLFLREMKLGTLTNTTFRGLQKTNLTFLDLSRNGMGKIEGGSFRWLSRLQTLILTDNKMKHLTKDTFQGLKSLKRLQMTKALVKGKSTPEIDDFSFQPLSALESLILQRTSIHEIKEHTFTGLTSLKELDMSWSSYVSLRNITNKTLVSLAGSPLRMLNLTGTAIAQINPRCFSVLRNLTTLYLDFNFITRTLTGKEFEGLDQVEELHMSNNHQKFNLSSASFVNVPNLRVLTLGKSLRGEAVKLDPSPFRPLPNLTLLDLSNNNLANIPEDMLEGLVNLKVLKLQHNNLARLWKSANLGGPVLFLKDTRRLKTLQLDSNGLDEIPAKALIGLNDLRELSVAYNLLNSLKDSIFDDLNSLRVLHLQKNMITSVRPEVFKTPMRNLSLLVMDKNPFDCTCESILWFVTWLNETNTTSVPDLRDQYLCNTPLAYFNRSVMDFDTLSCQDKTPFQALYILSSTAVIMLMVSAFLVRFQGWRIQFYWNILIKRTLGFSDASAEEGREFEYDAYVIHAEKDAGWVERRLVPLENDNCRFCLEDRDFGPGMFQLESIVENMRQSRKILFVVTETLLKDPWCIRFKAYQALHQVIEASRDSVVLVFLQDVHDYKLSRSLYLRRGMLRPGCVLDWPVHNERVPAFHQKLLIALGMTNRLQD, encoded by the exons ATGCGTTCCCCACATTCCCTTCTCCTCCCGGCGGTgatcatatgtttttttatgacgGTACCGCACAACTGCGTGGCCTCCCAGAAGAAGACCTCCTGCAGCGTGCAAGACGGCAGAGCTGACTGCAGCCACCTCAGCCTCAGCGCAGTCCCTCCAAACCTTCCCAGGAACATCACCAGCCTGGATATGTCTCACAACAGATTGAGGGGGATTCCCCCTGTGTCACTAACCCTATACCCAGACCTCCTACACCTCGATGTCAGTCACAACAGTATCACCAAGCTGGACCCGGGGTGGTGCCCGACACTGCCGCTGCTACGGACGCTGAACGTGGAACACAATCAAGTGTATGTGCTGAAGGAGGAAGACCTGAGCCATTGCACCAATCTGACATGGTTGATTATGGCTAGTAATAAGCTAAAGCTACAAGGAGAGCCCTTCTTGGCACTGCAG AGCCTTAAAGTTCTTGACGTTTCCACAAACAAACTGAAGTCAGCCAAGCTCGGCTCTCAGCCCCAGCTGCCCAGCCTCGTGAGCCTCATTCTGGCATCCAATGACTTCACCACTCTGAAGAAAgatgacttttcttttcttaacaATTCGTCCTTCCTACAAGTCCTCAACATGTCATCTGTGTCTCTAAAAACG GTGGAGCCCGGTTGCTTTAACCCAATCTCAGGCCTGCACACTTTAATCATGGATAAAGGCAATATGGGCACACTGGCTACTTCTAAACTCTGCTCAGAGCTGTCAGGGACGGCCATTGATTGCCTGTTTCTTCGTGAGATGAAGCTGggcacactcacaaacacaaccTTTAGGGGGCTGCAGAAAACAAATCTAACCTTTCTGGATCTGTCCCGTAATGGCATGGGTAAAATTGAAGGAGGCTCATTTCGGTGGCTGTCCAGACTTCAAACTCTAATTTTGACCGACAACAAAATGAAGCACCTGACCAAAGACACATTTCAGGGGCTCAAAAGTTTGAAAAGGCTCCAAATGACGAAAGCTCTCGTAAAAGGAAAAAGCACCCCGGAAATCGATGATTTCTCCTTCCAACCATTAAGTGCCCTGGAGAGTTTGATATTACAGAGAACTTCAATTCATGAAATCAAAGAGCACACATTTACAGGCTTGACAAGCCTTAAAGAACTGGACATGAGCTGGAGTAGTTATGTCTCACTCAGAAACATCACCAACAAGACGTTAGTGTCCCTCGCGGGATCGCCTCTCAGAATGCTAAATCTGACCGGAACAGCGATAGCACAGATCAATCCTCGATGCTTCTCCGTTTTGAGAAACCTCACCACTCTTTATCTAGATTTCAACTTTATCACGCGCACTCTCACTGGCAAAGAGTTCGAAGGGCTGGACCAAGTGGAAGAGCTTCACATGTCCAACAACCACCAGAAGTTCAATCTAAGCTCCGCGTCCTTTGTCAATGTGCCCAATCTACGGGTCCTGACTTTGGGAAAGAGTCTCAGAGGCGAAGCTGTGAAACTGGATCCGTCTCCATTCAGACCCCTGCCCAACCTCACCCTCCTGGATCTCAGCAACAACAACCTCGCTAACATCCCAGAGGATATGTTGGAGGGGCTTGTGAACCTGAAGGTGCTGAAGCTCCAACACAATAACTTGGCCCGTCTGTGGAAGAGTGCCAACCTAGGCGGGCCGGTGTTGTTCCTCAAAGACACACGGAGGTTGAAAACCTTACAGTTGGATAGCAACGGGCTGGATGAGATCCCAGCAAAGGCTCTGATAGGGTTGAATGACCTCCGTGAACTAAGCGTGGCCTACAACCTCCTCAATAGTCTTAAGGACTCAATTTTTGATGATCTGAACTCGCTGCGGGTTTTACATTTACAGAAGAATATGATCACAAGTGTGAGGCCCGAAGTGTTCAAAACTCCCATGAGAAACCTCAGCCTGCTCGTCATGGACAAAAACCCATTCGACTGCACGTGTGAGAGCATACTGTGGTTCGTGACATGGTTAAATGAAACAAATACGACCAGTGTGCCAGACCTCAGGGACCAGTATTTGTGCAACACTCCGCTAGCCTACTTTAACCGCTCCGTCATGGATTTCGACACCCTCTCTTGCCAAGATAAGACCCCGTTTCAGGCCCTTTACATACTGAGCAGCACCGCCGTCATCATGCTGATGGTAAGTGCCTTTCTAGTGCGGTTCCAAGGCTGGAGGATCCAGTTTTATTGGAACATACTGATCAAGCGCACGTTAGGATTCAGCGACGCCAGCGCTGAAGAGGGCAGGGAATTTGAGTATGACGCTTACGTCATACATGCAGAGAAGGACGCCGGCTGGGTGGAGAGAAGGTTGGTGCCCTTAGAGAATGACAACTGCAGGTTCTGTTTGGAGGATCGAGATTTTGGCCCTGGCATGTTCCAGCTTGAATCCATCGTGGAAAACATGAGGCAGTCCAGAAAAATCTTGTTTGTCGTCACTGAAACTCTTCTCAAAGATCCCTGGTGTATACG ATTTAAAGCCTATCAAGCACTTCACCAGGTCATCGAAGCCAGCAGGGACTCTGTGGTTCTGGTCTTCCTGCAGGACGTTCACGACTACAAGTTATCTCGCTCACTCTACCTCCGCAGGGGCATGCTGCGACCAGGCTGCGT